A single window of Syngnathus acus chromosome 23, fSynAcu1.2, whole genome shotgun sequence DNA harbors:
- the uhrf1bp1l gene encoding UHRF1-binding protein 1-like isoform X5 — protein sequence MAGLIKKQILKHLSRFAKNLSPDKINLSTLKGEGQLTNLELDEEVLQSLLDLPTWLAINRVCCNKAAIRIPWTKLKTHPISLTLDKVEMEMSTCDEPRPPNGPSPIATASGQSEYGFAEKVVEGMSLSINSIVIRIGAKAFNASFELSQLQVYSVDNSWSLSDLRSTRIQDPQRGELLSFKEISWQMIRIEADAIQSAEHDMLSAPIRLITNQSKIRVTLKRRMKDCNVVASKLVLILDDLLWVLTDSQLKAMVQYAKSLSEAMEKSAQQRKSLATEDQASSGLPSAQQARPAQTLAAADQSATMAKLFSDHDVCETSHHLQIKHLDLHICDDIHGPDKVIKKRMTGGAMQLSFSSITLDYYPFHKAGDSCMHWMHYSEATKTREDWARCLLDEFKSNVEMLKSAVRGQQGAAPAHGSPGKLSVRDDVYWPIGLSEAEGALVEWSPHMQPPAQCCWCLEPGKINTSSTSSISAPPQSPKTQLMSSSVVLRMADFSIYQVSTADQRRSSPKTMISCNKKSLYLPPEMAAIHVEFTEYYFPDGKDYPIPCPNLYAQLNALQLVLDARSLVWLNLFALDLRQSLEQFMEIYKLNDSQKPDEHVDVKVDGLMLKLVIPADRDPSCPPDLPRSVSVQTSEMVATNTRHPANCTRAHLEALLQAFQGEEFFSPSYVSFPRSSSSLPLLHPVFRYHAHEQDTRLHDIYRGLVVPSMTADALKMPAAADFWAMHFAQFWVDYEGKGRPQPFVDSFPLTVWACQPAKLLAHQEKLRGMSRSASADSAGRMQRKRLLKEFYSADGAPPPAHSPSNGLHKPQSLDSLPSSPLASSGKDADVHLLVQVHKHLSAQVSHQQYVFLMRLQRSIKALQQTLQQDLEDMGCLRKAPPQRPADHRPFTACLGLLLKSAEVSLLLKPVAQTEGSGTPLGSELSPSASGGTLEPAGDAEAKGTSTADEMLCGDVPEAKTSRGPDPLIPTTVSASNHQSPHEERTSSAKSAGSRSSGEGEEMVAEVFASEDESKLQAGEPLCEDKAAAAKMTQSTSRKGSLSVVSDLLSSSSTSRSSSLYSMSNIGRLMRDRSQSTFSVTYKNMKKSPSLQSLDNISIDSYLLEDGDTNSLMERDDMSISGFKAAADSGAEVAAPAPVPEQEGGVSPDTVSAASQSIDEPSKDIVSVVVLKVHSVCVAMEAVGESTAVALEVDKVTPVQLGNVSLRQYLSSRSLGMVCSMPAQSSQGPAKVPTPSKGAPHRPEVRARLESGPCAAARSPLAERNGFLELRLSGYRAGLLMSTLRNLAHFLEDDTAPQVLPMEISVRDTHINLKDDSRRDNPSDSEPITLQVNSLLIRRRDDGAFSIGADPEAKRSSSTTDGALTPVSEVAFAEAAQTPAGPSNHEQMLMEENDCLKVELSRAKMALAEVQMERDSLLHKINSLKVNTS from the exons ATGGCGGGGCTCATCAAGAAGCAAATCTTGAAGCATCTCTCCAG GTTCGCCAAGAACCTGTCGCCCGACAAGATCAACCTAAGCACGCTGAAGGGCGAAGGTCAGCTCACCAACCTGGAGCTGGACGAGGAGGTGCTCCAGAGCTTGCTAGATCTTCCCACCTGGCTGGCCATCAACCGCGTGTGCTGCAACAAGGCCGCCATCCGC ATCCCCTGGACCAAGTTGAAGACTCACCCCATTTCCCTG ACACTTGATAAAGTGGAAATGGAAATGAGCACTTGCGATGAACCCCGCCCCCCCAACGGCCCCTCCCCTATCGCGACTGCGTCGGGTCAGAG CGAGTACGGCTTTGCCGAGAAGGTGGTGGAGGGCATGTCGCTGTCCATCAACTCCATCGTGATCCGCATCGGCGCCAAGGCCTTCAACGCCTCCTTCGAGCTCTCCCAGCTGCAGGTGTACAGCGTCGACAACAGCTGGAGCCTCAGCGACCTGCGCTCCACACGCATTCAGGACCCTCAGCGGGGGGAG CTGCTGTCCTTCAAGGAGATCAGCTGGCAGATGATCCGCATCGAGGCCGACGCCATCCAGAGCGCCGAGCACGACATGCTGAGCGCGCCCATCCGCCTCATCACCAACCAGTCCAAGATCCGAGTCACGCTCAAGCGACGC ATGAAGGACTGCAATGTTGTGGCCTCCAAGCTGGTTCTGATCCTGGACGACCTGCTGTGGGTGCTGACCGACTCGCAGCTCAAAGCCATGGTGCAGTACGCCAAGTCCCTcagcgaggccatggagaagtCGGCGCAGCAGAGGAAGAGCTTGGCCACCGAGGACCAG GCGTCGTCCGGGCTGCCCTCGGCCCAGCAGGCGCGCCCGGCGCAGACGTTGGCGGCGGCCGACCAGAGCGCCACCATGGCAAAGCTGTTCAGCGACCACGACGTGTGCGAGACGTCGCACCACCTGCAGATCAAGCATCTGGACCTACACATCTGCGACGACATCCACGGCCCGGACAAAG TGATCAAAAAGAGGATGACAGGTGGGGCCATGCAGCTGTCCTTCAGCTCCATCACGCTGGACTACTACCCCTTCCACAAAGCAG GCGACAGCTGCATGCACTGGATGCACTACAGCGAGGCCACCAAAACGCGCGAGGATTGGGCGCGGTGCCTCCTGGATGAGTTCAAGTCCAACGTGGAGATGCTGAAGAGTGCGGTGCGAGGCCAGCAGGGGGCGGCGCCCGCGCACGGCTCACCCGGTAAGC TGTCCGTTAGGGACGATGTGTATTGGCCCATTGGGCTTAGTGAGGCCGAGGGAGCCCTGGTAGAATGGAGCCCGCACATGCAGCCTCCAGCCCAGTGCTGCTGGTGCCTTGAGCCAG GCAAGATCAACACGTCGTCCACATCGTCCATCAGCGCGCCACCTCAGAGCCCCAAGACGCAGCTCATGTCCAGCTCGGTGGTCCTCAGGATGGCCGACTTCAGCATCTACCAG GTTTCCACGGCGGACCAGCGACGCTCCAGCCCCAAGACCATGATCTCCTGCAACAAGAAGTCCTTGTACCTTCCTCCCGAGATGGCGGCCATCCACGTCGAGTTCACCGAGTATTACTTCCCGGATGGAAAAGACTACCCCA tcCCGTGTCCCAACCTGTACGCCCAGCTGAACGCCCTGCAACTGGTCTTGGACGCTCGCAGCCTGGTGTGGCTCAACCTCTTCGCTTTGGACCTGCGGCAGAGTCTGGAGCAGTTCATGGAAATCTACAAGCTCAATGACTCGCAGAAGCCCGACGAGCACGTGGACGTCAAGGTGGACGGCCTCATGCTGAAG CTGGTGATCCCGGCCGATCGGGACCCCTCGTGCCCGCCCGACCTTCCCCGCTCCGTCTCCGTGCAGACGTCGGAGATGGTGGCCACCAACACCCGCCACCCGGCCAATTGCACCCGCGCCCACCTGGAGGCGCTGCTGCAGGCCTTCCAGGGCGAAGAATTCTTCTCGCCCTCCTACGTCTCCTTCCCCCGCTCGTCCTCCTCCCTGCCGCTCCTTCATCCCGTTTTCCGCTACCACGCCCACGAGCAGGACACCCGCCTGCACGACATCTACCGCGGCCTGGTGGTGCCCAGTATGACGGCCGACGCCCTGAAAATGCCGGCCGCCGCTGACTTCTGGGCGATGCACTTTGCGCAGTTCTGGGTGGACTATGAGGGCAAGGGGCGGCCGCAACCCTTCGTGGACTCCTTCCCCCTCACCGTGTGGGCCTGCCAACCCGCCAAGCTCCTCGCGCACCAGGAGAAACTGCGGGGAATGTCCCGCAGCGCCTCCGCCGACTCCGCCGGGCGAATGCAGAGGAAGCGGCTGCTGAAGGAGTTCTACAGCGCCGACGGCGCGCCCCCGCCGGCCCACAGTCCATCCAACGGACTCCATAAACCGCAATCGTTGGACAGCTTGCCTTCTTCTCCTTTGGCGTCTTCGGGCAAAGATGCGGATGTCCACCTGCTGGTGCAGGTTCACAAGCATCTCAGTGCTCAG GTGAGCCACCAGCAGTATGTGTTCCTGATGCGTCTGCAGCGCAGCATCAAGGCCCTGCAGCAGACTTTGCAGCAGGACCTGGAAGACATGGGGTGTCTGCGCAAGGCTCCACCCCAACGTCCCGCCGACCACCGGCCCTTCACCGCCTGCCTGGGCCTGCTGCTCAAGAGCGCCGAGGTCTCCCTCCTCCTCAAGCCCGTCGCCCAGACCGAAGGCTCGGGAACTCCTCTCGGGTCGGAGCTGTCCCCCTCGGCGAGCGGAGGAACCTTGGAGCCGGCCGGCGACGCGGAGGCGAAAGGGACCTCCACCGCGGACGAAATGCTGTGCGGCGACGTGCCCGAGGCTAAAACATCTCGGGGGCCCGACCCTCTGATCCCCACCACCGTCTCGGCGTCAAATCACCAGTCCCCACACGAGGAGAGGACTTCCTCGGCCAAGAGTGCCGGGAGCCGGAGTTCCGGTGAAGGCGAGGAGATGGTGGCCGAGGTTTTCGCCAGCGAGGACGAAAGCAAGCTTCAGGCAGGTGAGCCGCTTTGCGAGGACAAAGCTGCGGCCGCCAAGATGACCCAGTCCACGTCCAG GAAAGGAAGTTTGTCTGTCGTTTCCGATCTCCTCAGCTCCTCATCTACCAGCAGATCCTCCTCCCTTTATTCCATGTCCAACAT CGGACGCCTGATGCGCGACCGCTCGCAGTCCACTTTCTCGGTGACCTACAAGAACATGAAGAAGAGTCCGTCCCTGCAGTCTCTGGACAACATCTCCATCGACAGCTACCTGCTGGAGGACGGCGACACCAACAGCCTGATGGAAAGAG ATGACATGTCCATCTCAGGATTCAAGGCCGCCGCCGACAGCGGCGCCGAGGTCGCCGCCCCCGCGCCAGTCCCGGAGCAGGAAGGAGGCGTGTCCCCCGACACCGTCAGCGCCGCCTCGCAAAGCATCGATGAACCCTCCAAGGACATT GTGTCGGTGGTGGTGCTGAAGGTGCACTCGGTGTGCGTGGCCATGGAGGCGGTGGGCGAGAGCACGGCCGTGGCTCTGGAGGTGGACAAAGTCACGCCCGTCCAGTTGGGCAACGTCAGCTTGCGGCAGTACCTCAGCAGCCGCAGCCTGG GTATGGTGTGTTCAATGCCGGCTCAGAGCAGCCAAG GCCCGGCCAAAGTGCCCACGCCGTCCAAGGGGGCCCCCCACCGCCCGGAGGTGCGGGCCCGGCTGGAGAGCGGGCCTTGCGCCGCCGCCCGCTCGCCGCTGGCCGAGCGCAACGGCTTCCTGGAGTTGCGCCTGAGCGGCTACCGGGCCGGCCTGCTCATGTCCACCTTGCGCAACCTGGCCCACTTCCTGGAGGACGACACGGCGCCGCAGGTGCTGCCCATGGAGATCAGCGTACGGGACACGCACATAAACTTGAAG GACGACAGCCGGCGGGACAACCCGTCCGACTCGGAGCCCATCACGCTGCAGGTGAACAGCCTGCTCATCCGCCGACGTGACGACGGCGCCTTCTCCATCGGAG CGGACCCCGAGGCCAAAAGGTCGTCGTCGACGACGGATGGCGCCCTGACCCCGGTCAGCGAGGTCGCCTTCGCGGAGGCCGCGCAGACCCCCGCTGGCCCGTCAAACCACGAACAA ATGCTGATGGAAGAGAACGATTGCCTGAAAGTGGAGCTGTCCCGGGCCAAAATGGCACTGGCCGAGGTTCAGATGGAGAGGGACTCGCTGCTGCACAAAATCAACAGCCTCAAGGTCAACACCAGCTAG
- the uhrf1bp1l gene encoding UHRF1-binding protein 1-like isoform X1: MAGLIKKQILKHLSRFAKNLSPDKINLSTLKGEGQLTNLELDEEVLQSLLDLPTWLAINRVCCNKAAIRIPWTKLKTHPISLTLDKVEMEMSTCDEPRPPNGPSPIATASGQSEYGFAEKVVEGMSLSINSIVIRIGAKAFNASFELSQLQVYSVDNSWSLSDLRSTRIQDPQRGELLSFKEISWQMIRIEADAIQSAEHDMLSAPIRLITNQSKIRVTLKRRMKDCNVVASKLVLILDDLLWVLTDSQLKAMVQYAKSLSEAMEKSAQQRKSLATEDQASSGLPSAQQARPAQTLAAADQSATMAKLFSDHDVCETSHHLQIKHLDLHICDDIHGPDKVIKKRMTGGAMQLSFSSITLDYYPFHKAGDSCMHWMHYSEATKTREDWARCLLDEFKSNVEMLKSAVRGQQGAAPAHGSPGKINTSSTSSISAPPQSPKTQLMSSSVVLRMADFSIYQVSTADQRRSSPKTMISCNKKSLYLPPEMAAIHVEFTEYYFPDGKDYPIPCPNLYAQLNALQLVLDARSLVWLNLFALDLRQSLEQFMEIYKLNDSQKPDEHVDVKVDGLMLKLVIPADRDPSCPPDLPRSVSVQTSEMVATNTRHPANCTRAHLEALLQAFQGEEFFSPSYVSFPRSSSSLPLLHPVFRYHAHEQDTRLHDIYRGLVVPSMTADALKMPAAADFWAMHFAQFWVDYEGKGRPQPFVDSFPLTVWACQPAKLLAHQEKLRGMSRSASADSAGRMQRKRLLKEFYSADGAPPPAHSPSNGLHKPQSLDSLPSSPLASSGKDADVHLLVQVHKHLSAQVSHQQYVFLMRLQRSIKALQQTLQQDLEDMGCLRKAPPQRPADHRPFTACLGLLLKSAEVSLLLKPVAQTEGSGTPLGSELSPSASGGTLEPAGDAEAKGTSTADEMLCGDVPEAKTSRGPDPLIPTTVSASNHQSPHEERTSSAKSAGSRSSGEGEEMVAEVFASEDESKLQAGEPLCEDKAAAAKMTQSTSRKGSLSVVSDLLSSSSTSRSSSLYSMSNIGRLMRDRSQSTFSVTYKNMKKSPSLQSLDNISIDSYLLEDGDTNSLMERDDMSISGFKAAADSGAEVAAPAPVPEQEGGVSPDTVSAASQSIDEPSKDIVSVVVLKVHSVCVAMEAVGESTAVALEVDKVTPVQLGNVSLRQYLSSRSLGMVCSMPAQSSQGPAKVPTPSKGAPHRPEVRARLESGPCAAARSPLAERNGFLELRLSGYRAGLLMSTLRNLAHFLEDDTAPQVLPMEISVRDTHINLKDDSRRDNPSDSEPITLQVNSLLIRRRDDGAFSIGADPEAKRSSSTTDGALTPVSEVAFAEAAQTPAGPSNHEQMLMEENDCLKVELSRAKMALAEVQMERDSLLHKINSLKVNTS; this comes from the exons ATGGCGGGGCTCATCAAGAAGCAAATCTTGAAGCATCTCTCCAG GTTCGCCAAGAACCTGTCGCCCGACAAGATCAACCTAAGCACGCTGAAGGGCGAAGGTCAGCTCACCAACCTGGAGCTGGACGAGGAGGTGCTCCAGAGCTTGCTAGATCTTCCCACCTGGCTGGCCATCAACCGCGTGTGCTGCAACAAGGCCGCCATCCGC ATCCCCTGGACCAAGTTGAAGACTCACCCCATTTCCCTG ACACTTGATAAAGTGGAAATGGAAATGAGCACTTGCGATGAACCCCGCCCCCCCAACGGCCCCTCCCCTATCGCGACTGCGTCGGGTCAGAG CGAGTACGGCTTTGCCGAGAAGGTGGTGGAGGGCATGTCGCTGTCCATCAACTCCATCGTGATCCGCATCGGCGCCAAGGCCTTCAACGCCTCCTTCGAGCTCTCCCAGCTGCAGGTGTACAGCGTCGACAACAGCTGGAGCCTCAGCGACCTGCGCTCCACACGCATTCAGGACCCTCAGCGGGGGGAG CTGCTGTCCTTCAAGGAGATCAGCTGGCAGATGATCCGCATCGAGGCCGACGCCATCCAGAGCGCCGAGCACGACATGCTGAGCGCGCCCATCCGCCTCATCACCAACCAGTCCAAGATCCGAGTCACGCTCAAGCGACGC ATGAAGGACTGCAATGTTGTGGCCTCCAAGCTGGTTCTGATCCTGGACGACCTGCTGTGGGTGCTGACCGACTCGCAGCTCAAAGCCATGGTGCAGTACGCCAAGTCCCTcagcgaggccatggagaagtCGGCGCAGCAGAGGAAGAGCTTGGCCACCGAGGACCAG GCGTCGTCCGGGCTGCCCTCGGCCCAGCAGGCGCGCCCGGCGCAGACGTTGGCGGCGGCCGACCAGAGCGCCACCATGGCAAAGCTGTTCAGCGACCACGACGTGTGCGAGACGTCGCACCACCTGCAGATCAAGCATCTGGACCTACACATCTGCGACGACATCCACGGCCCGGACAAAG TGATCAAAAAGAGGATGACAGGTGGGGCCATGCAGCTGTCCTTCAGCTCCATCACGCTGGACTACTACCCCTTCCACAAAGCAG GCGACAGCTGCATGCACTGGATGCACTACAGCGAGGCCACCAAAACGCGCGAGGATTGGGCGCGGTGCCTCCTGGATGAGTTCAAGTCCAACGTGGAGATGCTGAAGAGTGCGGTGCGAGGCCAGCAGGGGGCGGCGCCCGCGCACGGCTCACCCG GCAAGATCAACACGTCGTCCACATCGTCCATCAGCGCGCCACCTCAGAGCCCCAAGACGCAGCTCATGTCCAGCTCGGTGGTCCTCAGGATGGCCGACTTCAGCATCTACCAG GTTTCCACGGCGGACCAGCGACGCTCCAGCCCCAAGACCATGATCTCCTGCAACAAGAAGTCCTTGTACCTTCCTCCCGAGATGGCGGCCATCCACGTCGAGTTCACCGAGTATTACTTCCCGGATGGAAAAGACTACCCCA tcCCGTGTCCCAACCTGTACGCCCAGCTGAACGCCCTGCAACTGGTCTTGGACGCTCGCAGCCTGGTGTGGCTCAACCTCTTCGCTTTGGACCTGCGGCAGAGTCTGGAGCAGTTCATGGAAATCTACAAGCTCAATGACTCGCAGAAGCCCGACGAGCACGTGGACGTCAAGGTGGACGGCCTCATGCTGAAG CTGGTGATCCCGGCCGATCGGGACCCCTCGTGCCCGCCCGACCTTCCCCGCTCCGTCTCCGTGCAGACGTCGGAGATGGTGGCCACCAACACCCGCCACCCGGCCAATTGCACCCGCGCCCACCTGGAGGCGCTGCTGCAGGCCTTCCAGGGCGAAGAATTCTTCTCGCCCTCCTACGTCTCCTTCCCCCGCTCGTCCTCCTCCCTGCCGCTCCTTCATCCCGTTTTCCGCTACCACGCCCACGAGCAGGACACCCGCCTGCACGACATCTACCGCGGCCTGGTGGTGCCCAGTATGACGGCCGACGCCCTGAAAATGCCGGCCGCCGCTGACTTCTGGGCGATGCACTTTGCGCAGTTCTGGGTGGACTATGAGGGCAAGGGGCGGCCGCAACCCTTCGTGGACTCCTTCCCCCTCACCGTGTGGGCCTGCCAACCCGCCAAGCTCCTCGCGCACCAGGAGAAACTGCGGGGAATGTCCCGCAGCGCCTCCGCCGACTCCGCCGGGCGAATGCAGAGGAAGCGGCTGCTGAAGGAGTTCTACAGCGCCGACGGCGCGCCCCCGCCGGCCCACAGTCCATCCAACGGACTCCATAAACCGCAATCGTTGGACAGCTTGCCTTCTTCTCCTTTGGCGTCTTCGGGCAAAGATGCGGATGTCCACCTGCTGGTGCAGGTTCACAAGCATCTCAGTGCTCAG GTGAGCCACCAGCAGTATGTGTTCCTGATGCGTCTGCAGCGCAGCATCAAGGCCCTGCAGCAGACTTTGCAGCAGGACCTGGAAGACATGGGGTGTCTGCGCAAGGCTCCACCCCAACGTCCCGCCGACCACCGGCCCTTCACCGCCTGCCTGGGCCTGCTGCTCAAGAGCGCCGAGGTCTCCCTCCTCCTCAAGCCCGTCGCCCAGACCGAAGGCTCGGGAACTCCTCTCGGGTCGGAGCTGTCCCCCTCGGCGAGCGGAGGAACCTTGGAGCCGGCCGGCGACGCGGAGGCGAAAGGGACCTCCACCGCGGACGAAATGCTGTGCGGCGACGTGCCCGAGGCTAAAACATCTCGGGGGCCCGACCCTCTGATCCCCACCACCGTCTCGGCGTCAAATCACCAGTCCCCACACGAGGAGAGGACTTCCTCGGCCAAGAGTGCCGGGAGCCGGAGTTCCGGTGAAGGCGAGGAGATGGTGGCCGAGGTTTTCGCCAGCGAGGACGAAAGCAAGCTTCAGGCAGGTGAGCCGCTTTGCGAGGACAAAGCTGCGGCCGCCAAGATGACCCAGTCCACGTCCAG GAAAGGAAGTTTGTCTGTCGTTTCCGATCTCCTCAGCTCCTCATCTACCAGCAGATCCTCCTCCCTTTATTCCATGTCCAACAT CGGACGCCTGATGCGCGACCGCTCGCAGTCCACTTTCTCGGTGACCTACAAGAACATGAAGAAGAGTCCGTCCCTGCAGTCTCTGGACAACATCTCCATCGACAGCTACCTGCTGGAGGACGGCGACACCAACAGCCTGATGGAAAGAG ATGACATGTCCATCTCAGGATTCAAGGCCGCCGCCGACAGCGGCGCCGAGGTCGCCGCCCCCGCGCCAGTCCCGGAGCAGGAAGGAGGCGTGTCCCCCGACACCGTCAGCGCCGCCTCGCAAAGCATCGATGAACCCTCCAAGGACATT GTGTCGGTGGTGGTGCTGAAGGTGCACTCGGTGTGCGTGGCCATGGAGGCGGTGGGCGAGAGCACGGCCGTGGCTCTGGAGGTGGACAAAGTCACGCCCGTCCAGTTGGGCAACGTCAGCTTGCGGCAGTACCTCAGCAGCCGCAGCCTGG GTATGGTGTGTTCAATGCCGGCTCAGAGCAGCCAAG GCCCGGCCAAAGTGCCCACGCCGTCCAAGGGGGCCCCCCACCGCCCGGAGGTGCGGGCCCGGCTGGAGAGCGGGCCTTGCGCCGCCGCCCGCTCGCCGCTGGCCGAGCGCAACGGCTTCCTGGAGTTGCGCCTGAGCGGCTACCGGGCCGGCCTGCTCATGTCCACCTTGCGCAACCTGGCCCACTTCCTGGAGGACGACACGGCGCCGCAGGTGCTGCCCATGGAGATCAGCGTACGGGACACGCACATAAACTTGAAG GACGACAGCCGGCGGGACAACCCGTCCGACTCGGAGCCCATCACGCTGCAGGTGAACAGCCTGCTCATCCGCCGACGTGACGACGGCGCCTTCTCCATCGGAG CGGACCCCGAGGCCAAAAGGTCGTCGTCGACGACGGATGGCGCCCTGACCCCGGTCAGCGAGGTCGCCTTCGCGGAGGCCGCGCAGACCCCCGCTGGCCCGTCAAACCACGAACAA ATGCTGATGGAAGAGAACGATTGCCTGAAAGTGGAGCTGTCCCGGGCCAAAATGGCACTGGCCGAGGTTCAGATGGAGAGGGACTCGCTGCTGCACAAAATCAACAGCCTCAAGGTCAACACCAGCTAG
- the uhrf1bp1l gene encoding UHRF1-binding protein 1-like isoform X4, with protein MAGLIKKQILKHLSRFAKNLSPDKINLSTLKGEGQLTNLELDEEVLQSLLDLPTWLAINRVCCNKAAIRIPWTKLKTHPISLTLDKVEMEMSTCDEPRPPNGPSPIATASGQSEYGFAEKVVEGMSLSINSIVIRIGAKAFNASFELSQLQVYSVDNSWSLSDLRSTRIQDPQRGELLSFKEISWQMIRIEADAIQSAEHDMLSAPIRLITNQSKIRVTLKRRMKDCNVVASKLVLILDDLLWVLTDSQLKAMVQYAKSLSEAMEKSAQQRKSLATEDQASSGLPSAQQARPAQTLAAADQSATMAKLFSDHDVCETSHHLQIKHLDLHICDDIHGPDKVIKKRMTGGAMQLSFSSITLDYYPFHKAGDSCMHWMHYSEATKTREDWARCLLDEFKSNVEMLKSAVRGQQGAAPAHGSPGKINTSSTSSISAPPQSPKTQLMSSSVVLRMADFSIYQVSTADQRRSSPKTMISCNKKSLYLPPEMAAIHVEFTEYYFPDGKDYPIPCPNLYAQLNALQLVLDARSLVWLNLFALDLRQSLEQFMEIYKLNDSQKPDEHVDVKVDGLMLKWSLRPRSW; from the exons ATGGCGGGGCTCATCAAGAAGCAAATCTTGAAGCATCTCTCCAG GTTCGCCAAGAACCTGTCGCCCGACAAGATCAACCTAAGCACGCTGAAGGGCGAAGGTCAGCTCACCAACCTGGAGCTGGACGAGGAGGTGCTCCAGAGCTTGCTAGATCTTCCCACCTGGCTGGCCATCAACCGCGTGTGCTGCAACAAGGCCGCCATCCGC ATCCCCTGGACCAAGTTGAAGACTCACCCCATTTCCCTG ACACTTGATAAAGTGGAAATGGAAATGAGCACTTGCGATGAACCCCGCCCCCCCAACGGCCCCTCCCCTATCGCGACTGCGTCGGGTCAGAG CGAGTACGGCTTTGCCGAGAAGGTGGTGGAGGGCATGTCGCTGTCCATCAACTCCATCGTGATCCGCATCGGCGCCAAGGCCTTCAACGCCTCCTTCGAGCTCTCCCAGCTGCAGGTGTACAGCGTCGACAACAGCTGGAGCCTCAGCGACCTGCGCTCCACACGCATTCAGGACCCTCAGCGGGGGGAG CTGCTGTCCTTCAAGGAGATCAGCTGGCAGATGATCCGCATCGAGGCCGACGCCATCCAGAGCGCCGAGCACGACATGCTGAGCGCGCCCATCCGCCTCATCACCAACCAGTCCAAGATCCGAGTCACGCTCAAGCGACGC ATGAAGGACTGCAATGTTGTGGCCTCCAAGCTGGTTCTGATCCTGGACGACCTGCTGTGGGTGCTGACCGACTCGCAGCTCAAAGCCATGGTGCAGTACGCCAAGTCCCTcagcgaggccatggagaagtCGGCGCAGCAGAGGAAGAGCTTGGCCACCGAGGACCAG GCGTCGTCCGGGCTGCCCTCGGCCCAGCAGGCGCGCCCGGCGCAGACGTTGGCGGCGGCCGACCAGAGCGCCACCATGGCAAAGCTGTTCAGCGACCACGACGTGTGCGAGACGTCGCACCACCTGCAGATCAAGCATCTGGACCTACACATCTGCGACGACATCCACGGCCCGGACAAAG TGATCAAAAAGAGGATGACAGGTGGGGCCATGCAGCTGTCCTTCAGCTCCATCACGCTGGACTACTACCCCTTCCACAAAGCAG GCGACAGCTGCATGCACTGGATGCACTACAGCGAGGCCACCAAAACGCGCGAGGATTGGGCGCGGTGCCTCCTGGATGAGTTCAAGTCCAACGTGGAGATGCTGAAGAGTGCGGTGCGAGGCCAGCAGGGGGCGGCGCCCGCGCACGGCTCACCCG GCAAGATCAACACGTCGTCCACATCGTCCATCAGCGCGCCACCTCAGAGCCCCAAGACGCAGCTCATGTCCAGCTCGGTGGTCCTCAGGATGGCCGACTTCAGCATCTACCAG GTTTCCACGGCGGACCAGCGACGCTCCAGCCCCAAGACCATGATCTCCTGCAACAAGAAGTCCTTGTACCTTCCTCCCGAGATGGCGGCCATCCACGTCGAGTTCACCGAGTATTACTTCCCGGATGGAAAAGACTACCCCA tcCCGTGTCCCAACCTGTACGCCCAGCTGAACGCCCTGCAACTGGTCTTGGACGCTCGCAGCCTGGTGTGGCTCAACCTCTTCGCTTTGGACCTGCGGCAGAGTCTGGAGCAGTTCATGGAAATCTACAAGCTCAATGACTCGCAGAAGCCCGACGAGCACGTGGACGTCAAGGTGGACGGCCTCATGCTGAAG TGGTCTTTACGTCCTCGTAGCTGGTGA